One segment of Ipomoea triloba cultivar NCNSP0323 chromosome 12, ASM357664v1 DNA contains the following:
- the LOC115999486 gene encoding uncharacterized protein LOC115999486, which translates to MEAREQSPELEVRIAAPFVARIMDAPLPKEFRLLVIKAYAGTSDPRSHMTRYKAVMVMIGAEDAIMCRAFLSTLDGATQDCIQRKKSFSHLYAIRQDRGESLKDFLNKWKKEVNNVYDFDSKESILVFIQALRSEDFHRQLNTHRPRSYEDLMRTVSRYAEAEETDKNKKEEEEGKAMGKVILNQAKELGMVQFPKVCMKVSPKVDQTKYHRFHRQVGHDTNKCHILKGQIEELIQNEYFTQFVKYPRQQQGQPGNVWRKDEDPELSVSNTKKKSCDQVMK; encoded by the exons ATGGAGGCAAGGGAGCAGTCGCCTGAGCTCGAGGTGAGGATCGCTGCACCATTTGTCGCACGAATAATGGACGCACCCCTTCCAAAGGAGTTCAGGCTTCTAGTTATCAAAGCTTACGCAGGGACCTCAGACCCGCGTTCGCACATGACGAGGTATAAGGCGGTAATGGTGATGATTGGGGCAGAAGATGCCATTATGTGCAGAGCATTTTTGTCCACTTTGGATGGGGCGACCCAAGACTG TATACAACGTAAGAAATCTTTCTCTCACCTCTACGCAATAAGGCAAGATAGAGGGGAAAGCTTAAAAGATTTTTTGAACAAATGGAAGAAGGAAGTTAACAATGTGTATGATTTTGATTCCAAGGAGTCGATCCTAGTATTCATCCAAGCGCTCAGATCTGAAGACTTCCACAGGCAACTAAACACCCATCGTCCTCGCTCTTATGAAGATCTAATGAGGACGGTCAGTCGTTACGCAGAAGCAGAGGAAACTgataagaataaaaaagaagaggaggaaggcAAAGCAATGGGAAA GGTAATCCTGAACCAAGCTAAGGAGTTGGGGATGGTTCAATTTCCAAAGGTGTGCATGAAAGTTTCCCCTAAAGTAGACCAGACCAAATACCATCGGTTCCACCGGCAAGTTGGCCATGACACTAACAAGTGTCACATTCTAAAAGGACAAATAGAAGAGCTAATTCAGAACGAATATTTTACTCAGTTTGTTAAGTATCCAAGGCAACAGCAAGGTCAACCCGGAAATGTGTGGCGGAAGGATGAGGACCCCGAGCTATCCGTTTCCAACACCAAAAAGAAAAGTTGCGATCAAGTCATGAAATGA
- the LOC115997914 gene encoding beta-carotene isomerase D27, chloroplastic, producing the protein MVALSFQPIHKPYTGGSAFPDSSWCRRQWTRRRSLTLRCGIAEPSGQPAPMGQKTKYKDGLFEKAFMTLFARKMEKFADKKKGSPAKGWFGYDYESFVDVSRRVMQGRSRPQQQEVVREVLLSMLPPGAPAQFKKLFPPTKWAAEFNAAVTVPFFYWLVGPSEVVEVEVNGVKQKSGVLIKKCRYLENSGCVGMCVNMCKIPTQDFFTNEFGLPLTMNPNFEDMSCEMVYGQPPPPYEQDPVAKQPCFADICSMAKPSSSVCHKLQA; encoded by the exons ATGGTGGCGCTTAGCTTCCAACCAATCCACAAGCCATACACAGGGGGCTCAGCTTTTCCTGATAGCTCTTGGTGCCGGCGGCAATGGACTCGCCGGAGAAGCCTTACTCTTCGATGCGGTATTGCGGAGCCGTCGGGGCAGCCGGCACCGATGGGGCAGAAAACAAAGTACAAGGATGGGCTGTTTGAGAAGGCTTTCATGACTCTGTTTGCTCGGAAAATGGAGAAATTTGCGGATAAAAAAAAGGGTTCGCCGGCGAAAGGTTGGTTTGGGTATGACTATGAAAGCTTTGTGGATGTGTCGAGAAGAGTAATGCAAGGAAGGTCTCGGCCGCAGCAGCAAGAAGTGGTGCGTGAGGTGCTCCTGTCCATGCTTCCTCCCGGCGCTCCGGCACAG TTCAAAAAGTTGTTTCCTCCAACAAAATGGGCAGCAGAGTTCAATGCTGCAGTAACAGTTCCTTTCTTCTACTGGTTAGTTGGACCTTCCGAG GTTGTGGAAGTGGAGGTGAATGGAGTGAAACAAAAGAGTGGAGTTCTTATAAAGAAATGCag ATACTTGGAGAATAGTGGGTGTGTAGGAATGTGTGTTAACATGTGCAAAATACCAACTCAAGACTTCTTCACCAACGAATTTGGACTTCCATTAACTATGAATCCAA ATTTTGAAGATATGAGTTGTGAGATGGTGTATGGCCAACCACCACCGCCCTATGAACAAGATCCAGTGGCCAAACAACCTTGTTTTGCTGACATAT GCTCCATGGCGAAACCCAGTTCCAGTGTCTGCCATAAACTACAAGCTTAG